One genomic window of Leptotrichia shahii includes the following:
- the rsgA gene encoding ribosome small subunit-dependent GTPase A, with the protein MLLYNSFNDVNFRLLSRFILKFLPNIFIKGKVVRKIKGFYYVLDENSKNLNEENIYECKLRGMLKVKNDKMNCIIGDSVEFDEKEKVIEKVEKRQNFLYRPLIANIDFIGVLFAIKSPDFDFTNFQKMLLNANSQNIPVVLILSKIDLASQEELEEFLNKFKKIFKDVISIFPISTETKTGLSELKKYINKKSVVISGPSGAGKSTLINTLIGEEVLTTNNISGKTRKGRHTTIESRFFMTAPRSYLIDTPGFSTLNFPKLKNKKELEKLFPEFLEFIPNCKFRDCIHVNEPNCAIKENVENGNISRERYDFYLYSLENIKFLKYT; encoded by the coding sequence TTGTTGCTGTATAATTCCTTTAATGATGTAAATTTTAGATTACTGAGCAGATTTATTTTAAAATTTCTCCCAAATATTTTTATAAAAGGAAAAGTTGTTAGAAAAATAAAGGGATTTTATTATGTTTTAGATGAAAATTCCAAAAATTTAAATGAAGAAAATATTTATGAATGTAAATTACGTGGAATGTTAAAAGTGAAAAATGACAAAATGAACTGTATAATTGGTGATTCTGTGGAATTTGATGAAAAAGAAAAAGTTATTGAAAAAGTTGAGAAAAGGCAAAATTTTTTATATCGTCCACTTATTGCAAATATTGATTTTATCGGTGTTTTATTTGCAATAAAAAGTCCAGATTTTGATTTTACAAATTTTCAGAAAATGCTTTTAAATGCAAATTCTCAAAATATTCCAGTTGTGCTAATCTTATCTAAAATTGACTTGGCTTCACAAGAAGAGCTGGAAGAATTTTTAAATAAATTCAAAAAAATTTTTAAAGATGTAATTTCTATTTTTCCAATTTCTACCGAGACAAAAACTGGACTTTCAGAATTAAAAAAATACATAAATAAAAAATCTGTTGTAATCTCAGGACCATCTGGAGCTGGAAAATCTACGCTTATTAACACTTTAATTGGAGAAGAAGTATTAACTACAAATAATATCAGTGGAAAAACCAGAAAAGGACGGCATACAACGATAGAGAGCCGATTTTTTATGACAGCTCCACGTTCATATTTAATAGATACGCCTGGATTTTCAACGTTGAATTTTCCAAAACTGAAAAATAAAAAGGAATTGGAAAAATTATTCCCAGAATTTCTGGAATTTATTCCTAACTGTAAATTTCGTGATTGTATTCACGTAAATGAGCCAAATTGTGCAATAAAGGAAAATGTGGAAAATGGAAATATTTCAAGGGAACGATATGATTTTTACCTGTATTCGCTGGAAAATATAAAATTTTTAAAATATACTTAA
- a CDS encoding PASTA domain-containing protein — MATEYKFNYGKFFKSIIVLICLVVLVIFGRRVFERHFFNTRLTVIPDVTGLDKKEAIKYLKEAGLKVKVINSKTEKVPLDTVHNQDPRPGKEVKVNRVVRIWVNNGEDVKVPNIIGLELLEARSRLKGQNIQIETIDYYPSNQKYNTILGVYPKPGTKLEINQKISILVSSQQMIDPSVMPNITGLDLNDARELLKQIGLEIGSISQTNDPTLPINTIISTNPAAGTKIQRGQKVSVVINNGASIKKRARSNEEIINRSQQNINQKEIEKAIDDTMNKMDNNDSTNSQQDNKQQNNNPSDNSNSNGTSNEPSGDGGDDDN, encoded by the coding sequence ATGGCCACAGAATATAAATTTAATTATGGTAAATTTTTTAAAAGTATTATTGTATTGATTTGTCTAGTTGTATTAGTAATATTTGGAAGAAGAGTCTTTGAACGGCATTTTTTTAACACTAGACTTACTGTTATTCCTGATGTTACAGGACTTGACAAAAAAGAAGCAATAAAATACTTGAAGGAAGCTGGATTAAAAGTCAAAGTTATTAATTCCAAAACGGAAAAGGTACCGTTAGATACGGTGCATAATCAGGATCCACGCCCTGGAAAAGAAGTAAAAGTGAACAGAGTCGTGAGAATATGGGTAAATAATGGAGAAGATGTAAAAGTTCCTAATATTATTGGATTGGAACTGCTTGAGGCAAGATCTCGGCTAAAAGGGCAAAATATTCAAATTGAAACAATTGATTATTATCCATCTAACCAAAAATATAATACTATTTTAGGAGTTTATCCAAAACCAGGTACAAAACTGGAAATTAACCAAAAAATATCAATACTTGTTTCTTCACAGCAAATGATAGATCCATCTGTTATGCCAAATATAACAGGACTTGATTTAAATGATGCAAGAGAGTTATTAAAACAAATTGGACTTGAAATTGGCTCTATATCTCAAACAAATGATCCAACATTGCCAATAAATACGATAATTTCTACAAATCCTGCAGCTGGAACAAAAATACAGCGTGGACAAAAAGTATCTGTTGTAATAAATAATGGAGCAAGCATAAAGAAACGAGCGAGATCAAATGAGGAAATCATCAATCGTTCTCAACAAAACATAAATCAGAAAGAAATCGAAAAAGCTATTGATGATACAATGAATAAGATGGATAACAATGATTCAACAAATTCTCAGCAAGATAATAAGCAGCAAAATAATAATCCATCTGATAATTCAAATAGTAACGGAACTTCCAACGAACCAAGTGGGGATGGCGGAGACGACGATAACTAA
- a CDS encoding SIMPL domain-containing protein (The SIMPL domain is named for its presence in mouse protein SIMPL (signalling molecule that associates with mouse pelle-like kinase). Bacterial member BP26, from Brucella, was shown to assemble into a channel-like structure, while YggE from E. coli has been associated with resistance to oxidative stress.), with the protein MKKIAIALFSLISIFSFGANENIVRKISVTGNAEREIMPDLAKINFKVEVKGKNLNQATNDVNKKVEKFKNDLRARRISLENLETKAFYNRKGTEYENDEDILDVKTVPNKNVKKIDKNPTSYDVKMSMLVKNTDFNKISALIDLEDGDNLQSIQKNFDENTFAFNINENGTTVDQALNKVFNKLNTSRRKLISAGIPESDIILSDYAIRENYTENKGTKKDVYYVTDEFVLTTKNIKELNTIISIADDNGININGSINFDLSDKDRIESEMYKEAYNQTKQKAESILRSSKMKLGEPIIVSEDVEFQQKMIDRIDQDWSVAYDSAPMAELEYSNAKVITNAAAAPSPMVMRAGKSRVDYTPKPLKLTQNISVMYEMK; encoded by the coding sequence ATGAAAAAAATAGCAATTGCACTATTTTCTTTGATAAGCATATTTTCATTTGGAGCGAATGAAAATATTGTAAGAAAAATTAGTGTTACAGGGAATGCAGAAAGAGAAATTATGCCAGATTTAGCGAAAATTAATTTTAAAGTTGAAGTAAAAGGGAAAAATTTAAATCAGGCAACAAATGATGTAAATAAAAAAGTTGAGAAATTTAAGAATGATTTGAGAGCTAGAAGAATATCTCTGGAAAATCTAGAAACAAAGGCATTTTATAATAGAAAAGGAACAGAATATGAAAATGATGAGGATATTTTAGATGTAAAGACAGTTCCAAATAAGAATGTTAAAAAAATTGATAAAAATCCAACTTCTTATGATGTGAAAATGTCAATGCTAGTAAAAAATACAGATTTTAACAAAATTTCAGCATTGATTGACTTGGAAGATGGAGACAATTTGCAAAGTATTCAGAAAAATTTTGATGAAAATACGTTTGCATTTAATATAAATGAAAATGGAACAACAGTTGACCAGGCTTTAAATAAAGTATTTAACAAACTTAATACTTCCAGAAGAAAGCTAATTTCAGCTGGAATCCCTGAAAGTGATATTATTTTGAGTGATTATGCAATAAGAGAAAACTATACAGAAAATAAAGGCACAAAAAAAGATGTTTACTATGTTACAGATGAATTTGTGCTTACAACAAAAAATATAAAGGAACTTAATACAATAATTTCAATCGCTGATGACAACGGAATAAACATAAACGGATCAATTAATTTTGACCTGTCGGATAAAGACAGAATTGAGTCAGAAATGTATAAAGAGGCATATAATCAAACAAAACAGAAAGCAGAAAGCATTTTACGTTCGAGCAAGATGAAGCTGGGAGAACCTATTATCGTGAGTGAAGATGTGGAATTTCAGCAAAAAATGATTGATAGAATTGATCAGGACTGGAGTGTGGCTTATGATTCAGCACCAATGGCGGAACTCGAATATTCAAATGCTAAAGTTATAACTAATGCAGCGGCAGCTCCTTCACCTATGGTAATGAGGGCTGGTAAATCTAGAGTTGATTATACTCCGAAGCCGTTAAAGTTAACACAGAATATATCGGTTATGTATGAAATGAAATAA
- a CDS encoding SIMPL domain-containing protein: MKRIIALFMIIFSVLSFSNSEITGKRIQVRGVSKKEIMPNSAKIALTIQTENESLDKASAENSQILERYKRLLAQTGTKYNKINSIGYSTYESYEWDTVVENKGKKEYQTKLSVEVDRISLDTLKNFMNILATEKIYSLNRSKNGTYIFTIESQNVTNKQAYQNAMSKFNNIQQKLSKTGIPANTVKISGYDNKEISLEKRTSNKKNIQVVSHQIEVETKDLKNLGNIINVASALGIGTTGQIEYDIDNKQQLENELYENAYKEALKKAQVILGKTDLNLKNPVTITDKSYGIIQPYYDYNYNYYNETNYATNVVQLKKSDRELLDESSRRNIVISPKKLNISKTVYIEFEIN, translated from the coding sequence ATGAAAAGAATAATAGCATTATTTATGATAATTTTTTCAGTTTTATCATTTTCAAATAGTGAAATTACTGGAAAAAGAATACAGGTTAGAGGGGTTTCTAAGAAGGAAATTATGCCAAATTCAGCAAAAATTGCTCTTACAATTCAAACTGAGAACGAAAGTCTGGATAAGGCAAGTGCTGAAAATTCTCAAATTTTAGAAAGATATAAAAGATTGCTTGCCCAGACTGGGACAAAGTACAACAAAATTAATTCAATAGGATATTCCACTTATGAATCTTACGAATGGGATACGGTAGTTGAAAACAAAGGGAAAAAGGAATATCAGACAAAACTTTCAGTAGAAGTTGACAGAATTTCCCTTGATACATTGAAAAATTTTATGAATATTCTTGCAACTGAAAAAATTTATTCTTTAAACAGAAGCAAAAACGGCACATATATTTTTACTATTGAATCACAAAATGTAACAAATAAGCAGGCATACCAAAATGCAATGTCAAAATTTAATAATATTCAGCAAAAATTGAGCAAAACAGGAATTCCAGCAAATACAGTAAAAATCTCAGGATACGACAATAAGGAAATAAGCCTTGAAAAAAGAACAAGCAACAAAAAAAATATTCAGGTTGTTTCGCATCAAATAGAAGTTGAAACAAAAGATTTAAAAAATCTTGGAAATATTATAAACGTAGCAAGCGCATTAGGGATCGGTACAACCGGGCAAATCGAATACGATATTGACAACAAGCAGCAGCTAGAAAATGAACTTTACGAAAATGCCTACAAGGAAGCCTTGAAAAAAGCGCAAGTTATCTTAGGAAAAACAGATTTAAACTTAAAAAATCCAGTTACAATAACAGATAAATCGTATGGAATTATTCAACCTTATTATGATTACAATTATAATTATTACAATGAAACAAATTATGCAACTAATGTAGTACAACTGAAAAAAAGCGATAGGGAACTTTTAGATGAATCATCAAGAAGAAACATTGTAATTTCTCCAAAAAAACTAAATATTTCAAAAACTGTCTATATAGAATTTGAAATAAATTAG
- a CDS encoding sucrose-specific PTS transporter subunit IIBC, producing MAKSYEEIAREVVEAIGGKENISSFAHCATRLRIMVVDKDKIDKDKVDNIEKVKGTMFNSGQFQIIFGTGTVNKVYEAVQGLGGVSESSVSDMKKEAAKQGNIVQRISRTFGDIFVPIIPVLVATGLFMGLRGLLTNENLLKLLGTKPDSINPNFLLYTQVLTDTAFIILPALVAWSAFKVFGGSPVLGIVLGSMLISSSLPNAYQVASGDAHPIMFFKFIPVVGYQGTVLPALFVGMIGAKLEKRLRKVIPDALDLLLTPFLVFLIMSTLGLFIIGPVFHSLETYILKATEWILSLPLGIAGIIIGGVQQLIVVTGVHHVFNFLEIQLLAKDGFNQFNPLLSAAVAGQFGAVLAVGVKTKDAKLKALALPSALSAALGITEPAIYGVNLIKGKGKPFLMGLAGGAAGGFLASIFGLKASGMAVTVLPGILLFLNAQLPLYLISIIVGAGVSFVLTHTFVKLDK from the coding sequence ATGGCGAAAAGTTATGAAGAGATAGCTAGAGAAGTGGTAGAAGCTATTGGAGGAAAAGAAAACATAAGTTCATTTGCTCACTGTGCAACAAGGCTTAGAATTATGGTTGTTGACAAAGATAAAATTGACAAGGATAAAGTTGACAACATTGAAAAAGTAAAAGGAACAATGTTTAATTCAGGACAGTTTCAAATAATCTTTGGAACAGGAACTGTAAATAAAGTTTATGAGGCAGTTCAAGGACTTGGAGGAGTAAGTGAATCTTCAGTGTCTGATATGAAAAAAGAAGCGGCTAAACAAGGTAATATAGTTCAAAGAATTTCAAGAACATTTGGAGATATCTTTGTTCCAATTATACCAGTATTAGTTGCAACAGGTTTATTTATGGGACTTCGTGGATTGCTAACAAATGAAAACTTATTAAAATTATTAGGGACAAAACCTGATAGTATAAATCCAAACTTTTTATTATATACGCAAGTATTAACTGACACAGCATTTATAATATTGCCTGCATTAGTTGCATGGTCAGCATTTAAAGTATTTGGTGGTTCACCAGTATTAGGAATAGTATTAGGTTCGATGTTAATAAGCAGTTCATTGCCAAATGCTTATCAAGTGGCTTCAGGAGATGCACATCCTATTATGTTTTTTAAATTTATCCCAGTAGTTGGATATCAAGGAACCGTCTTGCCAGCATTATTTGTTGGAATGATAGGTGCTAAATTAGAAAAAAGACTTAGAAAAGTTATTCCAGATGCCTTGGATTTATTACTTACGCCATTTTTAGTATTTTTAATTATGAGTACATTGGGATTATTTATAATAGGTCCTGTGTTCCATTCATTAGAAACTTATATTTTAAAAGCTACTGAGTGGATTTTATCATTGCCATTGGGAATTGCAGGAATTATAATTGGAGGAGTTCAGCAATTAATCGTAGTTACAGGAGTTCATCACGTATTTAACTTCTTGGAAATCCAATTACTTGCAAAAGATGGGTTCAACCAGTTTAATCCATTGTTATCAGCAGCTGTTGCAGGACAATTTGGAGCAGTTTTAGCAGTTGGAGTTAAGACAAAAGATGCCAAATTAAAGGCATTAGCATTACCATCAGCATTATCAGCTGCATTAGGAATTACAGAACCTGCAATTTATGGAGTAAATTTAATAAAAGGTAAAGGTAAACCATTCCTAATGGGGTTAGCAGGTGGAGCTGCAGGAGGATTCCTAGCATCAATTTTTGGATTGAAAGCATCAGGAATGGCAGTAACAGTGTTACCAGGAATCTTGTTATTCTTAAATGCCCAATTGCCATTGTACCTAATTTCTATAATTGTAGGTGCAGGAGTAAGTTTTGTGTTGACACATACATTTGTAAAACTTGATAAATAA